A part of Bacteroidales bacterium genomic DNA contains:
- the rfaE2 gene encoding D-glycero-beta-D-manno-heptose 1-phosphate adenylyltransferase — protein MLSYEEIIQKTISLEEAGRRFSPSFRHTNRMVFTNGCFDLLHRGHVYYLSRARELGDLLVVGLNSDSSVTLLKGPGRPVNNLNARAEVLGALAFVDYIIPFEEETPLNLITRLEPDILVKGGDYKLEDIVGYREVIARGGRVETIPLLEGYSSSAIIGNNKQ, from the coding sequence ATGCTCAGCTACGAAGAGATCATACAGAAAACTATTTCTCTCGAGGAGGCCGGCAGACGTTTTTCCCCCTCCTTCAGGCACACGAACCGGATGGTTTTCACCAATGGCTGTTTTGACCTTTTGCACCGGGGTCATGTCTACTATCTTTCCAGGGCGCGCGAACTGGGCGATCTGCTTGTTGTGGGACTGAACAGTGATTCATCGGTTACGTTACTGAAAGGACCCGGCCGGCCAGTCAACAACCTGAATGCCCGGGCAGAGGTCCTCGGCGCGCTTGCTTTCGTGGACTACATCATTCCCTTTGAGGAGGAAACTCCCCTGAATCTGATTACCAGGCTTGAACCCGATATCCTGGTCAAGGGGGGCGACTATAAGTTAGAGGATATTGTTGGGTACCGGGAAGTAATCGCCCGGGGAGGCAGAGTGGAAACCATTCCTCTTCTGGAAGGTTATTCAAGTAGTGCAATTATAGGCAATAATAAGCAGTAA
- the radA gene encoding DNA repair protein RadA encodes MAKIKSVYLCQNCGAESAKWIGRCNACGEWNTYVEHKIHKGPVRSGISERGEYAVPQKLEEVASAPLARIDLGNGEFNRVLGGGIVPGSMVLIGGEPGIGKSTLALQVALQINKQILYISGEESPQQIKLRADRLGGGNGNCQILAETSLQAIMNQVKQAGPELLIIDSIQTLYSEDNESAPGTISQVRECAARLLRLSKESHMPVILIGHITKDGSIAGPKVLEHIVDTVLQFEGDTHHLYRILRSIKNRFGSTSEIGVFEMTGEGLREILNPSELLINQQPPDLSGSAIAANVEGIRPILIEVQALVSSAVYGTPQRSSTGFDTRRLSMLLAVLEKRASFKLASKDVYINIAGGLRVDDPAIDLAVVAAILSSTVDIPVDPTSCFAGEIGLSGEIRPVNRIEQRLGEADKLGLKRILMPAFNRKRIDPVRFGIKIVEVNRVQDLPGLLFG; translated from the coding sequence ATGGCTAAGATCAAATCGGTGTACCTATGCCAGAATTGTGGTGCGGAATCGGCCAAATGGATCGGCCGGTGCAATGCCTGCGGAGAATGGAACACCTATGTGGAACATAAAATTCACAAAGGCCCTGTACGTTCCGGCATATCTGAAAGAGGCGAGTATGCCGTGCCTCAGAAACTGGAGGAAGTGGCTTCTGCTCCTCTTGCCCGTATTGACCTGGGAAACGGAGAGTTTAACCGGGTTTTGGGTGGGGGGATCGTTCCCGGATCCATGGTTCTGATCGGCGGAGAACCGGGTATTGGAAAATCCACCCTGGCTCTTCAGGTAGCCCTTCAGATAAACAAACAAATTCTTTATATATCCGGTGAGGAGAGTCCGCAACAAATCAAATTAAGAGCCGACAGGCTCGGAGGCGGAAACGGAAATTGCCAGATACTTGCCGAAACCAGTCTGCAGGCTATCATGAACCAGGTGAAGCAGGCCGGTCCGGAACTGCTGATTATTGATTCCATTCAGACCCTCTATTCCGAGGACAATGAATCGGCTCCGGGAACTATTTCACAGGTCAGAGAGTGTGCCGCCAGGCTTTTACGACTCTCCAAGGAGAGCCATATGCCGGTGATCCTGATTGGTCATATAACAAAAGATGGCAGCATAGCAGGTCCCAAGGTCCTGGAGCATATCGTCGACACCGTACTGCAATTTGAAGGGGACACGCATCATTTGTACCGGATTCTGCGCTCTATAAAGAACCGTTTTGGTTCCACCTCAGAAATCGGGGTCTTTGAAATGACCGGAGAGGGACTCCGGGAGATTCTTAATCCTTCGGAACTTCTGATTAACCAGCAACCTCCTGATCTGAGCGGATCTGCCATTGCAGCCAATGTGGAAGGCATCCGGCCCATTCTGATTGAGGTTCAGGCCCTGGTGAGTTCGGCCGTATACGGAACACCGCAGCGAAGCTCCACCGGATTTGATACCCGCCGCCTGAGCATGTTACTGGCAGTTCTTGAAAAACGGGCCAGTTTTAAACTGGCCAGTAAAGATGTATATATCAATATTGCGGGCGGCCTCCGGGTGGATGATCCTGCCATCGACCTGGCCGTGGTGGCAGCAATTCTCTCCTCCACCGTGGATATCCCCGTTGATCCCACCAGCTGTTTTGCCGGTGAGATTGGACTGTCGGGAGAAATACGCCCTGTAAACCGCATCGAGCAACGCCTGGGCGAAGCGGATAAACTGGGTTTGAAAAGAATCCTGATGCCGGCATTTAACCGGAAACGGATCGATCCGGTCCGGTTCGGCATTAAAATTGTCGAAGTAAACAGAGTTCAGGATCTGCCCGGACTGCTTTTTGGATAA
- a CDS encoding lysylphosphatidylglycerol synthase transmembrane domain-containing protein — translation MKKSFIQILKIAGFLALGILLLYFAFRGVAFDELARTLQRVNFSWIGLSLIFAGISFFSRARRWMLLIEPLGFKPSFKNTYHSVMVGYLSNYALPRLGEVTRCITLGKKEKIPVDSLIGTVIIERVIDVIMLLLIMLVLLISWMDKFGGFLGEQVWSPLQQKFTGLFGGTWVFWVLALAAFLLLFLLIYLFRKSLARFSLVQKIKKILKGLLEGLKTIYRMKRKWEFVLHSILIWFLYIMMTWVVVFALEELSGLSLTDGMFLLVIGGLGMSAPVTAGFGAYHWITSRGLMFVYGFSLETGSAYAILAHESNSLLTILLGAISYSILMISRKRTSKSKNES, via the coding sequence TTGAAAAAATCCTTTATTCAAATCCTGAAAATTGCCGGATTTCTGGCACTTGGAATCCTGCTACTCTATTTTGCCTTCAGGGGAGTGGCATTTGATGAACTGGCCAGAACCTTGCAAAGAGTTAACTTCAGCTGGATCGGACTTTCTCTTATTTTCGCAGGTATCTCATTTTTCAGCAGGGCCAGAAGGTGGATGCTGCTTATCGAACCACTCGGATTTAAACCATCCTTTAAGAACACCTACCATTCGGTGATGGTAGGATACCTCTCCAATTATGCCCTGCCCAGGCTGGGCGAGGTTACCAGGTGTATCACCCTGGGAAAAAAAGAGAAGATCCCTGTGGATTCACTGATCGGGACCGTGATCATTGAGAGGGTCATTGACGTGATTATGCTCTTACTGATCATGCTGGTCCTGCTGATCAGCTGGATGGATAAGTTTGGAGGATTTCTGGGAGAGCAGGTCTGGAGCCCTCTGCAACAAAAGTTTACCGGGCTTTTCGGCGGAACCTGGGTTTTTTGGGTTTTGGCCCTAGCTGCCTTCCTCCTTCTTTTCCTGCTGATCTACCTTTTCAGAAAAAGTCTGGCCCGCTTTTCACTGGTTCAAAAAATCAAAAAGATCCTGAAAGGACTTCTGGAGGGATTGAAGACCATCTACCGGATGAAACGTAAATGGGAGTTCGTACTTCACTCTATACTCATATGGTTCCTCTATATCATGATGACCTGGGTGGTGGTTTTCGCCCTGGAGGAGCTCTCCGGCCTCAGCCTGACGGATGGTATGTTTTTGCTGGTAATCGGGGGACTGGGCATGTCTGCTCCTGTAACAGCCGGGTTTGGGGCCTACCACTGGATCACCTCCCGGGGATTGATGTTTGTCTACGGCTTTTCTCTGGAGACCGGAAGTGCCTATGCCATACTTGCCCATGAATCAAACTCTCTTCTCACCATACTGTTGGGAGCCATATCCTATTCCATTTTGATGATCTCCCGGAAAAGAACTTCTAAAAGCAAAAACGAATCCTGA